From Anomalospiza imberbis isolate Cuckoo-Finch-1a 21T00152 chromosome 6, ASM3175350v1, whole genome shotgun sequence, one genomic window encodes:
- the RNF141 gene encoding RING finger protein 141 isoform X2 produces MRASLYRTEVKSFTMGQQISNHTQTVINKLPEKVAKHASLVQESGFLTYEEFLGRVAELNDITAKLASGQDKHLLFEVQPGSDSSAFWKVIVRIICTKINKTSGIVEASRILNLYQFTQLYKDITSQAAGVLAQSDTSEEAAESWRSLSSCQASLWMGRVKQLTDEEECCICMDGRADLILPCAHSFCQKCIDKCYLAYLFGSFEAKAGMGAEFINRSGNENR; encoded by the exons ATGAGAGCTTCTCTCTACAGAACTGAGGTGAAGAGCTTCACCATGGGTCAACAGATTTCAAACCACACGCAAACTGTAATTAACAAGTTGCCAGAAAAAGTAGCAAAGCATGCCTCTTTGGTTCAAGAAAGTGGTTTCCTAACCTATGAAGAGTTTCTGGGAAGAGTAGCTGAACTCAATGATAT TACTGCAAAATTGGCTTCTGGACAAGACAAACATCTGTTATTTGAAGTGCAGCCTGGGTCTGATTCTTCTGCTTTCTGGAAGGTGATCGTTAGGATAATATGTACCAAA ATAAATAAAACAAGTGGCATCGTGGAAGCTTCCAGAATCTTGAACTTATATCAGTTCACTCAACTTTATAAAGACATCACCAGTCAAGCAGCAGGAGTTCTTGCACAGAGTGATACTTCTGAAGAAGCTGCTGAGAGTTGGAGGTCTCTGTCTTCGTGTCAGGCCAGCTTGTGGATGGGAAG GGTTAAACAGCTGACGGATGAAGAGGAATGTTGCATCTGCATGGATGGGCGTGCTGATTTAATCCTGCCGTGTGCTCACAGTTTCTGCCAGAAGTGCATTGATAAATG TTACTTGGCTTATCTCTTTGGATCTTTCGAAGCCAAGGCAGGAATGGGAGCGGAATTCATTAACAGATCAGGAAATGAGAATCGATGA
- the RNF141 gene encoding RING finger protein 141 isoform X1, whose translation MRASLYRTEVKSFTMGQQISNHTQTVINKLPEKVAKHASLVQESGFLTYEEFLGRVAELNDITAKLASGQDKHLLFEVQPGSDSSAFWKVIVRIICTKINKTSGIVEASRILNLYQFTQLYKDITSQAAGVLAQSDTSEEAAESWRSLSSCQASLWMGRVKQLTDEEECCICMDGRADLILPCAHSFCQKCIDKWSDRHRNCPVCRRQVTGAGDSWVVSEAPTEDDVATYILNMVDEAGQPHRP comes from the exons ATGAGAGCTTCTCTCTACAGAACTGAGGTGAAGAGCTTCACCATGGGTCAACAGATTTCAAACCACACGCAAACTGTAATTAACAAGTTGCCAGAAAAAGTAGCAAAGCATGCCTCTTTGGTTCAAGAAAGTGGTTTCCTAACCTATGAAGAGTTTCTGGGAAGAGTAGCTGAACTCAATGATAT TACTGCAAAATTGGCTTCTGGACAAGACAAACATCTGTTATTTGAAGTGCAGCCTGGGTCTGATTCTTCTGCTTTCTGGAAGGTGATCGTTAGGATAATATGTACCAAA ATAAATAAAACAAGTGGCATCGTGGAAGCTTCCAGAATCTTGAACTTATATCAGTTCACTCAACTTTATAAAGACATCACCAGTCAAGCAGCAGGAGTTCTTGCACAGAGTGATACTTCTGAAGAAGCTGCTGAGAGTTGGAGGTCTCTGTCTTCGTGTCAGGCCAGCTTGTGGATGGGAAG GGTTAAACAGCTGACGGATGAAGAGGAATGTTGCATCTGCATGGATGGGCGTGCTGATTTAATCCTGCCGTGTGCTCACAGTTTCTGCCAGAAGTGCATTGATAAATG GAGTGACCGCCACAGAAACTGTCCTGTGTGCCGCCGGCAGGTGACTGGGGCAGGAGATTCCTGGGTGGTGTCAGAGGCCCCTACAGAAGATGACGTTGCCACTTACATCCTTAACATGGTGGATGAGGCGGGGCAGCCCCACAGACCCTGA
- the AMPD3 gene encoding AMP deaminase 3 isoform X2, with protein sequence MPRQFPKLNISEVDEHVRLLAEKVFAKVLREEDSKDALSLFTVPEDCPIGQKEAKERELQKELAEQQSVETAKRKKSFKMIRSQSLSLQIPPQEWKAPPANPVLSPATPVLPSAFVPVQVPYDVPEFQRVSISGDYCAGVTVDDYEQAAKSLVKALLIREKYSRLAYHRFPRTTSQYLCSMRDQKWKVEDEVYPDFHSPPEENEDPYNLDDAPDNLDYVIKLKGGIPFVYDSKEMMELNEPRSLPYPDLQTYTLDLSHVLALIADGPTKTYCHRRLNFLESKFSLHEMLNEMSEFKELKSNPHRDFYNVRKVDTHIHAAACMNQKHLLRFIKHTYQTEPDRIVAEKKGKKMTLKQVFESLHMDPYDLTVDSLDVHAGRQTFHRFDKFNSKYNPVGASELRDLYLKTENYIGGEYFARMVKEVARELEESKYQYTEPRLSIYGRSPDEWLNLAKWFIKHKVYSPNMRWIIQVPRIYDIFRSKNILPSFGKMLENIFVPLFEATINPKDHKELHLFLKYVTGFDSVDDESKHSGHMFSDKSLNPDLWTSEKNPPYSYYLYYMYVNIMLLNNLRRERGMCTFLFRPHCGEAGSITHLVSAFLTADNISHGLLLKKSPVLQYLYYLAQIPIAMSPLSNNSLFLEYSKNPLREFLHKGLHVSLSTDDPMQFHYTKEALMEEYAIAAQVWKLSTCDLCEIARNSVLQSGLSDKEKQKFLGMNYCKEGPEGNDIRKTNVAQIRMAFRYETLCNELSFLADAMRTEDISTLSK encoded by the exons GAAGAAAAGTTTCAAGATGATTAGATCCCAGTCTTTGTCATTACAAATTCCACCTCAGGAATGGAAAGCACCACCGGCCAATCCTGTCCTGTCTCCTGCAACGCCAGTTCTTCCAAGTGCTTTTGTGCCAGTCCAAGTGCCATATGATGTACCAGAATTCCAGAGAGTTTCAATTAGTGGGGACTACTGTGCAGGG GTTACAGTTGATGACTATGAACAAGCTGCCAAGAGCCTGGTGAAAGCTCTCCTCATCCGAGAGAAGTACTCACGTCTCGCCTACCATCGCTTCCCGAGAACAACCTCTCAGTACCTGTGCAGCATGCGGGATCAGAAATGGAAGGTTGAAGATGAGGTGTACCCAG aTTTCCATTCACCcccagaagaaaatgaagatcCTTATAATCTCGACGATGCTCCAGACAACTTGGATTATGTTATCAAGCTGAAAGGTGGCATTCCCTTTGTTTATGATAGCAAAGAGATGATGGAGCTCAATGAGCCTCGGAGTTTGCCATATCCTGACCTGCAGACCTACACCCTTGACCTGAGCCACGTTCTTGCTCTAATTGCAGATGGCCCAAC aaaaacGTATTGTCATCGGAGGCTTAACTTTTTAGAATCTAAATTTAGCTTACACGAGATGTTAAACGAGATGTCGGAATTTAAAGAACTGAAGAGTAATCCCCATCGAGACTTTTACAATGTGAGAAAG GTTGACACTCATATCCATGCTGCTGCCTGCATGAACCAGAAGCACTTACTGAGGTTTATTAAGCACACCTATCAAACGGAGCCTGACAGGATTGTTGCAGAGAAAAAAGGCAAGAAGATGACTTTAAAGCAAGTCTTCGAAAGCCTTCACATGGACCCCTATGACCTCACTGTAGACTCTTTAGATGTCCATGCA gGACGTCAAACATTCCATCGATTTGACAAATTCAATTCCAAGTACAATCCAGTTGGTGCCAGCGAGCTGAGGGACTTGTATTTGAAGACTGAGAACTATATTGGTGGTGAATACTTTGCTCGTATGGTCAAG GAAGTAGCCCGTGAACTAGAAGAAAGTAAGTACCAGTACACAGAACCACGCTTATCCATTTATGGACGGTCTCCAGATGAATGGCTGAACTTGGCAAAATGGTTCATTAAGCATAAAGTTTATTCCCCTAATATGCGCTGGATAATTCAGGTTCCCAGAATCTA tgaCATATTTAGGTCTAAAAATATTCTGCCTAGTTTTGGGAAGATGTTGGAGAACATCTTTGTACCTTTGTTTGAAGCAACAATCAATCCCAAAGACCACAAAGAATTGCACCTATTCCTCAAATAT GTGACTGGCTTTGACAGTGTTGATGATGAATCCAAACACAGTGGCCATATGTTCTCTGACAAGAGCCTTAACCCTGACCTCTGGACCAGTGAGAAGAATCCCCCATATAGCTATTATTTGTATTACATGTATGTCAATATCATGTTGCTAAACAACCTTAGGAG GGAAAGAGGCATGTGCACCTTCCTGTTTCGACCGCACTGTGGAGAAGCTGGGTCTATCACGCACCTTGTTTCTGCCTTTCTGACAGCAGACAACATCTCTCATGGATTGCTCCTGAAGAAG agtcCCGTCCTCCAGTATCTGTATTATCTTGCACAAATACCCATTGCTATGTCCCCACTTAGTAACAACAGCCTGTTCCTGGAGTACTCCAAAAATCCACTACGGGAATTTCTCCATAAGGGCCTGCATGTCTCCCTCTCCACAGATGATCCTATGCAGTTTCATTACACAAAG GAAGCTCTCATGGAAGAATATGCTATTGCAGCTCAGGTGTGGAAACTAAGCACGTGTGACTTGTGTGAAATAGCAAGAAACAGTGTTCTACAGAGTGGATTGTCAGATAAG gaaaagcagaaattcttAGGGATGAATTATTGCAAGGAAGGGCCTGAGGGAAATGACATTCGAAAGACAAATGTTGCCCAGATCCGGATGGCCTTCAGGTACGAGACTCTGTGCAATGAACTCAGCTTCCTGGCTGATGCCATGAGAACAGAAGATATTTCTACTCTGTCCAAGTAG